In Thermodesulfitimonas autotrophica, the following proteins share a genomic window:
- a CDS encoding metal ABC transporter substrate-binding protein, giving the protein MRLVIAVVLLLCLLLGGCAGDKEGTGAGKVQVVATFFPLYDFARQVGGERVEVTCLVPPGVSVHEWEPTARDVRRVLRADLFVYNGAGLEPWVDRVLPEFRGRAVVEATRGLDLMLYTGEGEDHAGKEAAAEHHHHGPYDPHAWLDPVRAQHYVRQIAAGLSRVDPAGKAYYETRAAAYIERLAALDRAYREATAHFKRREIVTAHAAFGYLAARYGLRQIPVAGLSPQAEPSPARLQELVTLVRQHGVKCIFFDAAVSPRLAETLAREAGVKSLVLSPAAGLSPEEKSGQKDYVAVMEDNLAVLITALGGEGC; this is encoded by the coding sequence GTGCGGCTGGTCATAGCGGTGGTTTTGCTGCTATGTTTACTTCTTGGCGGGTGCGCTGGCGATAAGGAAGGGACAGGCGCCGGCAAGGTTCAGGTTGTGGCCACCTTTTTCCCGCTTTACGATTTCGCGCGGCAGGTGGGCGGGGAAAGGGTTGAGGTGACTTGCCTTGTCCCGCCAGGGGTGAGCGTCCACGAATGGGAGCCGACGGCGCGGGACGTTAGGCGGGTGCTCCGGGCGGACCTTTTCGTTTATAATGGGGCGGGGCTTGAACCCTGGGTGGATAGGGTCCTGCCGGAGTTTCGTGGCCGGGCGGTCGTCGAGGCTACGCGCGGGCTCGACCTTATGCTTTACACGGGTGAAGGTGAAGATCATGCCGGGAAAGAAGCGGCTGCGGAACACCACCACCATGGTCCTTACGACCCGCACGCCTGGCTTGACCCGGTTAGAGCGCAGCACTACGTCCGGCAGATTGCGGCGGGTTTGAGCCGGGTGGATCCGGCGGGCAAGGCTTATTATGAGACGCGGGCGGCAGCCTACATCGAGCGGCTGGCGGCGCTTGATCGCGCGTACCGGGAAGCGACGGCCCACTTCAAACGCCGGGAAATTGTGACGGCCCACGCGGCCTTCGGCTACCTGGCGGCACGCTACGGGTTGCGGCAGATCCCGGTAGCGGGGCTTTCCCCCCAGGCGGAGCCGTCGCCGGCGCGGCTGCAGGAGCTTGTGACTCTGGTCCGGCAACACGGGGTAAAGTGCATCTTCTTCGATGCGGCCGTAAGCCCCCGTCTGGCGGAAACGCTTGCCCGCGAGGCCGGGGTAAAGAGCCTGGTGCTCAGCCCGGCGGCGGGGCTCAGTCCGGAGGAAAAATCGGGGCAAAAGGATTATGTCGCGGTGATGGAGGATAACCTCGCCGTCCTGATAACGGCTTTAGGCGGTGAAGGGTGTTGA
- a CDS encoding Fur family transcriptional regulator — MNLAGILAGLKEKGLKLTPQRQQIVRVLLREKRPLSAKEIGELVNKRFPGIGLGTVYRTLDTLKELGLVSEVVFPDGGRRFELRREHRHHLICLGCGRVVSFPFCPDDCVMRVAAANPDFEIHGHSFSVFGYCGECRKAGN, encoded by the coding sequence GTGAATTTGGCTGGAATACTGGCGGGGCTGAAAGAGAAAGGGCTGAAGCTAACGCCCCAGCGGCAGCAGATTGTGCGCGTTCTGCTGCGGGAGAAAAGGCCGCTCAGCGCGAAAGAGATCGGGGAGCTTGTTAATAAGCGCTTTCCGGGTATCGGGCTGGGCACGGTTTACCGGACGCTTGATACCTTGAAGGAGCTGGGTTTAGTGAGCGAGGTTGTTTTCCCGGATGGGGGGAGGCGTTTTGAGCTCCGGCGGGAACACCGGCACCACTTGATCTGCCTCGGTTGCGGCCGGGTGGTAAGTTTCCCTTTTTGTCCGGATGATTGCGTGATGCGGGTGGCTGCGGCGAACCCGGATTTTGAGATCCACGGGCACAGCTTCTCCGTCTTCGGTTACTGCGGGGAGTGCCGGAAAGCCGGGAATTGA
- a CDS encoding DUF2225 domain-containing protein: protein MGQILEFCRLRCPECYTTFPAEIMRSTGSGGVLESDLCYRAGNIFPYPFFVVVCPGCRFTAYHQEFDFLCEFPHYSEYHPLQRALGAFLREQRRLYPGSEKYRLAVQSARKRGAGALEIAYLHLRGSWCAREEKNREAERYHQEEARRHFGAALGGLTGMEAAVVGYLVGEISRRLGEFDRALVAFASVEVESLPEWLRPGFLRVRERAACGDGAPEILRR, encoded by the coding sequence ATGGGGCAGATTCTCGAGTTTTGCCGCCTCCGCTGCCCGGAGTGTTATACGACTTTCCCGGCGGAAATCATGCGGAGCACCGGATCGGGAGGGGTGCTGGAAAGCGACCTCTGTTACCGGGCCGGTAATATTTTCCCCTATCCCTTTTTCGTGGTGGTTTGCCCCGGGTGCAGGTTTACCGCTTACCACCAGGAGTTTGATTTTCTCTGCGAATTTCCCCACTACAGTGAGTATCACCCGCTGCAGCGGGCTCTCGGTGCGTTTCTCCGCGAGCAACGGCGCCTTTATCCCGGGAGCGAGAAATACCGGCTGGCGGTGCAAAGTGCGCGGAAAAGAGGGGCAGGCGCGCTGGAGATAGCTTACCTTCACCTGCGAGGCTCGTGGTGCGCGCGGGAGGAAAAAAACCGGGAGGCGGAGCGGTACCACCAGGAGGAAGCGCGGCGGCATTTTGGTGCGGCGCTCGGCGGCCTTACCGGGATGGAGGCGGCGGTTGTTGGCTATCTGGTTGGGGAGATCAGCCGGCGGTTGGGGGAGTTTGACCGGGCGCTGGTGGCCTTTGCCAGCGTTGAGGTGGAGTCTCTTCCAGAGTGGTTGCGCCCTGGTTTTCTAAGGGTACGGGAACGGGCGGCCTGCGGGGACGGGGCGCCGGAAATTCTTCGTAGGTGA
- a CDS encoding Fur family transcriptional regulator — protein sequence MLKELESFRNFLMTRGGKLTAERKAILEAISTFHDHFTAEELLDEIKARGAKVSRASVYRALELLVASNLLRKLDLGENRSHYERHFDTHHHLVCVRCNRVIEFAAEPMKKLEEELWRRYGFDARGFPQKILGYCSECNQPRQKEEP from the coding sequence ATGCTTAAAGAACTCGAGAGTTTCCGGAATTTCCTGATGACCCGCGGGGGCAAGCTAACCGCAGAACGGAAGGCTATTCTCGAGGCGATCTCTACCTTCCACGATCATTTCACCGCTGAAGAGCTCCTCGACGAGATCAAGGCTCGCGGCGCTAAGGTCTCCCGCGCTTCGGTCTACCGCGCCCTGGAACTCCTTGTCGCTTCCAATCTTCTCCGGAAACTCGACCTCGGCGAAAATCGCAGCCACTACGAGCGCCATTTTGATACCCACCACCACCTGGTCTGCGTGCGGTGCAACCGGGTCATCGAGTTTGCCGCCGAACCGATGAAAAAACTCGAGGAGGAGCTCTGGAGGCGGTACGGTTTCGACGCCCGGGGATTTCCGCAAAAAATCCTGGGCTACTGCTCTGAATGTAACCAGCCCCGCCAAAAGGAGGAGCCATAA
- a CDS encoding FeoA family protein, producing the protein MNNAQLTLSELKNGTHGRIIKIGGGQQAVKRLSALGIVPGKEIVKVSGLPLHGPVIVDVDRTQVALGFGLAKKVFVEVLDENSAGR; encoded by the coding sequence ATGAACAACGCGCAACTAACCCTTTCGGAACTCAAAAACGGAACGCACGGACGCATCATTAAGATCGGCGGCGGCCAGCAGGCGGTTAAGCGCTTAAGCGCCCTCGGCATTGTACCCGGCAAGGAAATCGTGAAGGTGAGCGGGCTGCCGCTACACGGCCCGGTCATTGTGGATGTGGACCGGACTCAGGTCGCCTTAGGTTTTGGCCTGGCTAAAAAAGTCTTCGTGGAGGTCCTGGATGAAAATTCTGCTGGTCGGTAA
- a CDS encoding ferrous iron transporter B gives MKILLVGNPNVGKSVVFSQLTGTRVISSNYPGTTVEYTRGYLNLNGDRVEVIDVPGSYTLEPTCKAEEVAVAMLPHGDIVINVVDATNLERNLYLTLELIARQVPLIVALNLWDEAQHKGIVIDVPKLETLLGVPVVPMAAIRGEGIKQLVARLPEARSGTVTWQTTDERYATVGRIVRQVQRVTHRHHTLLEQLEDLSVMPLTGFILGGLVLFCAFKIIRFIGEGLIGFLCEPLFENWYRPFLQKLSVALGGTGPLHDLLIGQLINGQIDFVQSLGILSTGLYVPLAMVFPYIVAFYLVLGFLEDFGYLPRLAVLFDGLMHRVGLHGYAIIPMILGLGCNVPAALSIRNLESHRQKFIASTLMAIAVPCFSQTAMIFALVGPHGGLYVGQIFLTLFCVWLTLGLLLNRQLAGYTPSLLVEIPPYRLPGVKVLAKKLYLRISHFFKEAIPFILLGILVVNLAYLSGFIHLLARACEPLFAFFFGLPGDAAIALLLGFLRKDVALGILAPLNLTPEQLVVASTVLAVYFPCLATFLILLRELGWQDMLKVTGIMLVTALAAGTFANLALNRLGLLAWIGAGILLSLLILLEVTHRKKEASA, from the coding sequence ATGAAAATTCTGCTGGTCGGTAACCCGAACGTCGGCAAAAGTGTCGTCTTCTCCCAACTCACCGGGACAAGGGTCATTTCTTCCAACTACCCCGGCACCACCGTAGAGTACACCAGGGGCTACCTGAACCTCAACGGTGACCGGGTGGAGGTGATCGATGTTCCCGGCTCCTACACTTTGGAACCGACCTGCAAGGCTGAAGAAGTAGCCGTAGCCATGCTCCCTCACGGGGATATCGTTATTAACGTGGTTGACGCTACCAACCTGGAGCGCAACCTCTACCTCACCCTCGAACTTATCGCCCGGCAGGTTCCGCTCATCGTGGCGCTCAATCTCTGGGATGAAGCGCAGCATAAAGGCATTGTCATAGACGTACCGAAACTTGAAACGCTCCTCGGTGTTCCCGTGGTGCCCATGGCCGCCATCAGGGGCGAGGGCATCAAACAGCTAGTCGCGCGCCTTCCCGAAGCCCGCAGCGGCACCGTTACCTGGCAGACAACCGATGAGCGGTACGCTACCGTCGGCCGGATCGTCCGGCAGGTGCAGCGGGTGACGCACCGCCACCACACCCTACTGGAGCAGCTTGAGGATTTGAGCGTCATGCCCCTGACCGGTTTTATCCTGGGCGGGCTCGTACTCTTCTGCGCCTTCAAGATAATCCGCTTTATAGGTGAAGGATTGATCGGTTTTCTCTGCGAACCCCTTTTTGAAAATTGGTACCGGCCTTTTCTTCAGAAGCTGAGCGTGGCCCTTGGCGGCACGGGACCGCTTCACGACCTCCTTATCGGCCAGCTAATCAACGGGCAAATCGATTTTGTTCAGTCGCTCGGTATCTTAAGCACCGGCCTTTACGTGCCCCTGGCGATGGTTTTTCCGTACATCGTCGCCTTTTACCTGGTGCTCGGCTTCCTCGAGGACTTCGGTTACCTGCCGCGCCTTGCGGTCCTCTTTGACGGTCTAATGCACCGGGTGGGGCTGCACGGCTACGCCATCATCCCGATGATTTTAGGACTTGGCTGCAACGTCCCGGCAGCCCTCTCGATCCGCAACCTCGAAAGCCACCGCCAGAAATTCATCGCCAGCACGCTCATGGCCATCGCCGTCCCGTGCTTCTCCCAGACGGCCATGATCTTCGCGCTGGTCGGCCCCCACGGCGGCCTCTACGTAGGCCAGATCTTCCTGACGCTTTTCTGCGTCTGGCTCACCCTTGGCCTTTTGCTCAACCGGCAACTCGCAGGCTACACCCCCTCCCTGTTGGTCGAAATACCGCCCTACCGACTCCCGGGGGTAAAGGTCCTGGCCAAAAAGCTTTATCTCCGCATCAGTCACTTTTTCAAAGAAGCCATTCCTTTCATCCTCCTGGGAATCCTGGTGGTCAACCTGGCCTACCTCTCGGGTTTCATCCACCTTCTAGCGCGTGCCTGCGAGCCCCTTTTCGCCTTTTTCTTCGGACTACCTGGCGACGCCGCCATCGCTCTTCTCCTCGGTTTTCTGCGGAAGGATGTGGCCCTCGGCATCCTGGCCCCGCTCAACCTCACCCCAGAGCAACTGGTCGTAGCCAGCACCGTCCTGGCCGTTTACTTCCCCTGCCTGGCTACCTTCCTCATCCTCTTACGGGAACTCGGCTGGCAGGATATGCTCAAAGTGACTGGCATCATGCTGGTTACCGCCCTTGCCGCCGGCACCTTTGCAAACCTCGCCCTGAACCGCCTGGGCCTCCTTGCCTGGATTGGCGCGGGTATTCTGCTCAGCCTCCTGATCCTCCTCGAAGTAACTCACCGGAAGAAAGAGGCGTCGGCCTGA
- a CDS encoding CAP domain-containing protein, whose translation MRQKLFAHVSVLFAALVVALFLTAGAAHAYLSVSDYYAQWSRSGTAYPSLTTNTSVGNTNTSTVKPGVTVSSGSALPNATVVIMPVADRAGYYSRLLGETFPSVTAQPVPIPPASPSQNGPPENNGSTMPASSNPAPTSTGAVEALTAAEKEMLDLVNQERVKAGLHPFVLDMRLVQLARLKSQDMYQNHYFGHVSPTYGTAYDMEKRAGISARVMGGENIAKAATVARAHQLFMSSELHRANILDPRHDAIGIGIVTTPYGVYVTQLFIGD comes from the coding sequence ATGCGGCAAAAATTGTTCGCCCACGTCTCCGTACTCTTCGCGGCGTTAGTAGTGGCGCTATTCCTTACCGCCGGAGCGGCACACGCCTACCTTTCGGTTTCGGATTACTACGCCCAATGGAGCAGGTCAGGCACCGCATATCCCTCTCTGACTACGAATACCAGTGTGGGGAACACGAATACCAGTACGGTAAAGCCTGGCGTAACAGTTAGCTCTGGCTCTGCCCTTCCGAACGCGACCGTGGTGATCATGCCTGTCGCGGACCGAGCCGGTTATTATTCCCGCCTCTTAGGGGAGACTTTTCCCTCCGTGACGGCTCAGCCGGTGCCTATTCCCCCCGCTTCCCCATCCCAGAACGGTCCGCCCGAGAATAATGGTAGTACTATGCCGGCAAGTAGTAATCCTGCACCGACCAGCACGGGCGCGGTTGAAGCCCTTACCGCTGCCGAGAAAGAGATGTTGGATTTGGTAAATCAGGAACGGGTCAAAGCGGGCCTTCATCCTTTTGTACTGGATATGCGGCTTGTCCAGTTGGCTCGCCTGAAGAGCCAGGATATGTACCAGAATCACTATTTCGGCCACGTTTCGCCCACTTACGGGACCGCCTACGATATGGAGAAGCGGGCAGGGATAAGCGCCCGGGTAATGGGTGGCGAGAATATCGCCAAGGCGGCGACGGTTGCGAGGGCGCACCAACTCTTCATGAGCAGTGAGTTGCACCGGGCCAATATATTAGACCCGCGCCACGACGCCATCGGGATCGGAATCGTGACCACCCCGTACGGCGTTTACGTAACGCAGCTCTTTATAGGCGACTGA
- a CDS encoding SDR family NAD(P)-dependent oxidoreductase, with translation MGEAGYTDTRVELMKKDERKEKVKMGRVEGKVAVVTGGAVGIGRATCLLLAKEGAKVAVTDVLDKEGEEVGGEIKGFGGVAKFWHLDVTNEQEVEKVFAAIFGEFGKIDVLVNNAGIAGVSKPTHEITEAEWDKVMAVNVKGVFFCTKHAIPYMRQAGGGSIINLSSIYGIISAPDVPPYHASKGAVRLMTKTDALFYARDNIRVNSVHPGFIWTPMVENYLKSSGIDPEEGREQLASLHPIGHVGEPDDIAYGILYLASDESKFVTGSELVIDGGYTAR, from the coding sequence TTGGGCGAAGCGGGGTATACTGATACCAGGGTAGAATTAATGAAAAAAGACGAAAGAAAGGAGAAGGTAAAAATGGGCAGAGTGGAAGGTAAAGTAGCTGTTGTAACAGGTGGTGCGGTGGGAATTGGTCGGGCGACCTGCCTGCTTCTGGCGAAAGAAGGCGCAAAGGTTGCCGTGACCGACGTCCTGGATAAAGAGGGCGAAGAGGTAGGGGGTGAAATCAAAGGCTTCGGTGGAGTAGCGAAGTTCTGGCATCTTGATGTTACGAACGAGCAGGAGGTGGAAAAGGTTTTTGCCGCCATCTTCGGGGAATTCGGAAAGATTGACGTGCTTGTTAATAACGCGGGAATTGCCGGAGTAAGCAAGCCGACGCACGAGATAACTGAGGCGGAATGGGACAAGGTGATGGCTGTAAATGTCAAGGGCGTTTTCTTTTGCACTAAACATGCGATCCCTTACATGCGGCAGGCCGGTGGTGGGAGTATAATCAATTTGTCCTCTATCTACGGCATCATAAGCGCCCCGGATGTTCCGCCCTATCACGCATCAAAAGGTGCCGTGAGACTGATGACCAAGACCGATGCTCTCTTTTACGCAAGGGATAACATTAGGGTGAACTCGGTCCATCCCGGATTTATCTGGACACCGATGGTGGAAAATTACCTCAAATCATCGGGTATCGATCCCGAAGAAGGAAGGGAGCAACTGGCGAGCCTCCATCCCATCGGGCATGTTGGAGAGCCAGATGATATTGCTTACGGTATCCTTTACCTTGCCTCTGATGAATCAAAGTTTGTCACGGGTAGCGAGTTGGTCATAGATGGAGGTTATACGGCTCGATAA
- a CDS encoding AbrB/MazE/SpoVT family DNA-binding domain-containing protein, producing the protein MQNRFVSPTERGQVTIPKEIRQKLRITPTTKLRVYVENNKVVLEPVTSLEVLLKDLVAEAKDKGYTRREIEQEIEAVRERLFRELYGDQA; encoded by the coding sequence ATGCAAAACCGTTTTGTAAGCCCGACCGAGCGCGGGCAGGTGACCATCCCGAAGGAAATCCGGCAGAAGCTGCGGATTACGCCCACCACAAAACTCAGAGTCTACGTGGAAAACAATAAAGTGGTCCTCGAACCGGTGACCTCTCTCGAAGTTTTACTGAAAGACCTGGTGGCCGAAGCTAAAGATAAAGGATATACCCGTCGGGAAATCGAGCAGGAAATAGAGGCCGTTCGGGAACGGCTTTTTAGAGAACTCTACGGAGATCAGGCATGA
- a CDS encoding putative toxin-antitoxin system toxin component, PIN family: MRVMLDTNVLISGMVFHGPERRLLDTILKNDHILVLCEQTEREAEMVLLRKFSVSERFLQNFLRLFHVERVSLPSRAAIEEARSLIRDPKDAPILAAAIIARPDLFVTGDKDFHTPEVKKLIPVQTTSQALGSL, encoded by the coding sequence ATGAGGGTAATGCTTGATACCAACGTGCTGATTTCCGGGATGGTTTTCCACGGACCGGAGCGCCGGTTATTGGATACTATCCTCAAGAACGATCACATTTTGGTGCTGTGCGAACAGACAGAAAGAGAGGCCGAGATGGTCCTGCTGCGCAAGTTTTCCGTCTCGGAGAGGTTCCTCCAAAACTTCCTCCGGCTGTTTCATGTCGAGCGGGTATCCCTGCCTTCGCGGGCGGCGATTGAAGAAGCCCGCAGCCTTATCCGGGACCCGAAGGATGCTCCGATTCTAGCCGCTGCCATTATAGCCCGGCCCGATCTGTTCGTTACTGGCGATAAGGACTTCCATACCCCGGAGGTAAAGAAACTGATCCCGGTTCAAACCACCTCCCAGGCCTTAGGCTCCCTTTAA
- the cas4a gene encoding type I-A CRISPR-associated protein Cas4/Csa1 codes for MYFFTDEEKKHLLRYHLPRARERGVAEELRGWNWHQPPLEPVYRDVVLALYEVANAYCPTGRDVFLRRVQREKGRPNLAMLQGAIFHAVVADVIVAAKRAIYGEGVANYRTIVERVQNHPVLPLDAWAEQLTPEELADTASKVEILAAFEKTRVLARLQEILTKQPYIGEDSLVSLALPVVVEQKLDGSFLGLSPNLSTDACVFWEPMVLDLKFDKPRDFHRLTTTGYALVMEALYEFPVNLGCIVYGEFRGDRLIVKKDIHIISDELRQWFIETRDEKARLVAEEIDPGTGDCYEGCPYHHVCFG; via the coding sequence ATGTACTTTTTCACGGATGAGGAGAAGAAGCACCTCTTGCGCTACCACCTGCCCAGGGCGCGGGAGCGCGGCGTTGCCGAGGAGCTGCGGGGCTGGAACTGGCACCAGCCGCCGCTGGAGCCGGTTTACCGCGACGTAGTCCTGGCGCTTTACGAAGTGGCCAACGCCTACTGCCCGACCGGGCGCGACGTTTTCCTGCGCCGGGTCCAAAGGGAGAAAGGCCGGCCCAACCTGGCGATGCTTCAGGGGGCGATCTTCCACGCCGTGGTCGCGGACGTGATCGTAGCCGCGAAGCGGGCGATCTATGGCGAAGGGGTGGCTAACTACCGGACAATCGTGGAGCGGGTGCAGAACCACCCTGTTTTGCCGCTTGACGCTTGGGCGGAGCAGCTTACCCCGGAAGAGCTTGCCGATACTGCTTCGAAGGTGGAAATCCTGGCGGCCTTCGAGAAAACCCGCGTGCTGGCGCGGCTGCAGGAAATACTCACCAAACAGCCTTACATCGGCGAGGATTCATTAGTTAGTCTGGCGCTGCCGGTAGTGGTGGAGCAGAAGTTAGATGGGTCGTTTTTAGGCCTGAGCCCCAACCTTAGCACCGACGCGTGCGTCTTCTGGGAGCCGATGGTGCTTGACCTGAAATTTGACAAGCCGCGCGATTTTCACCGCCTGACCACCACTGGCTACGCCCTGGTAATGGAGGCGCTTTACGAGTTTCCGGTAAACCTCGGCTGTATAGTCTATGGTGAGTTCCGCGGCGACCGCTTGATCGTGAAAAAAGACATCCACATCATCAGCGACGAGCTCCGCCAGTGGTTCATCGAAACTCGCGACGAGAAGGCCCGCCTGGTGGCGGAGGAGATCGATCCGGGGACGGGGGATTGCTACGAGGGTTGCCCGTATCACCATGTTTGTTTTGGGTAA
- the cas4 gene encoding CRISPR-associated protein Cas4 encodes MVVKVGDLKQYLYCPRIIYFTYVAPVEKKVTAKMAIGKEEHFTTARLEERRRLRAYRLSEGERRFNAYFYSARLGLEGVLDMYVATPQGHFPVDFKNACRVALNHKYQLIAYALLLEDHFGRPVRGGFIYLIPHKRAHYIELTPDARLYTRRLIGAVRNLVAREHFPEMPRRRGRCADCEYRNYCGDVG; translated from the coding sequence GTGGTCGTTAAGGTTGGCGACCTGAAGCAATACCTCTACTGCCCGCGGATCATTTATTTTACCTACGTGGCGCCGGTGGAGAAAAAGGTCACGGCGAAGATGGCGATTGGCAAGGAGGAGCATTTCACCACCGCGCGGTTAGAGGAGCGGCGCCGGCTGCGGGCCTACAGGCTTTCCGAAGGGGAGCGGCGGTTCAATGCCTATTTTTACTCCGCGCGTCTGGGACTCGAAGGGGTGCTTGATATGTACGTTGCCACGCCGCAGGGTCATTTCCCGGTCGACTTCAAGAACGCCTGCCGGGTGGCGCTCAACCACAAGTACCAGCTGATCGCCTACGCCCTGCTTTTGGAGGATCACTTTGGCCGGCCGGTGCGCGGCGGCTTCATCTACCTCATTCCGCACAAACGGGCGCACTATATCGAGCTCACGCCCGACGCCCGGCTTTACACAAGGCGGCTGATCGGCGCCGTGCGGAACCTCGTTGCGCGGGAACACTTTCCGGAAATGCCCCGGCGGCGCGGGCGCTGCGCCGACTGCGAGTACCGGAACTACTGCGGGGACGTGGGATAA
- the cas2 gene encoding CRISPR-associated endonuclease Cas2 has translation MKTLVVYDIPDDRIRTKVFETCKDYGLTHIQYSAFFGPLNQNRRQELYQRLRRVLGKNEGKIIICPICDKDLTLMLEIAVPEEVACRARGAQGGGGPLIY, from the coding sequence GTGAAGACGTTAGTGGTTTATGACATTCCCGATGACCGCATCCGGACAAAGGTTTTCGAAACCTGCAAGGACTATGGCCTCACCCACATCCAGTATTCGGCCTTCTTCGGGCCACTCAACCAGAACCGGCGGCAGGAGCTTTACCAGCGCCTGCGGCGGGTTTTGGGCAAAAACGAAGGGAAAATTATCATCTGTCCCATTTGTGACAAGGACCTGACGTTGATGCTTGAGATTGCGGTGCCGGAGGAAGTAGCCTGCCGGGCGCGGGGAGCACAAGGCGGTGGGGGGCCGCTGATTTATTGA
- a CDS encoding four helix bundle protein — MKIGKNRDLRVRTKDFALQVIRLYSALPKTTEAQVLGKQLLRSGTSVGAHYREAQRAKSNADFINKVEGALQELEETQYWLELLQDCSLINEDKSTSLRQECNELIAIFVTMVRTIKSKRR; from the coding sequence ATGAAAATTGGGAAAAATAGGGATTTGAGGGTTAGGACGAAGGACTTTGCGTTGCAGGTTATTAGGCTGTACTCGGCCTTACCGAAAACGACGGAAGCACAGGTGCTCGGTAAACAGTTGCTCCGGTCCGGAACATCAGTAGGAGCACATTACCGGGAGGCGCAAAGGGCAAAATCAAACGCCGATTTTATTAATAAAGTTGAGGGAGCATTGCAGGAACTTGAAGAAACGCAATATTGGTTAGAACTCTTGCAGGATTGCAGCCTAATTAACGAAGACAAATCGACCTCGCTCCGGCAGGAATGCAACGAGTTAATAGCGATCTTTGTGACTATGGTGAGAACAATAAAATCGAAGCGTCGCTAA
- the cas1 gene encoding CRISPR-associated endonuclease Cas1: protein MLAEVFIINFGTTLGKKSERLLIKEQGKVVQEIPFRDISALTIATRGVSLSSDVIRECVEHGIQINFLTSSGKPYAKVTSPQLSGTVLTRREQILAYTDERGAALAVAFIEGKLKNQANVLKYFAKYRRAADPALYRELEAQLKRLEDIRGELGNLTGTTVDELRGTIFSIEGRAAQEYWDGVGLLLGKRVEFAGRERRGAEDPVNAALNYGYGILYSQVWGAVMLAGLEPFAGFLHTDRPGKPSLVLDLTEEFRACIVDRTIVGMLLRGGSVKMEEGRLTDETRRELAQRVLERLEAEENYDGKKHKLKTIIQRQARRVASFLRGEGRYKPFVAGW from the coding sequence GTGCTGGCCGAGGTTTTTATCATCAACTTCGGGACAACCCTCGGTAAAAAAAGCGAGCGGCTCTTGATCAAAGAGCAGGGTAAGGTGGTTCAGGAGATTCCCTTCCGGGACATCTCTGCGCTCACTATCGCTACGCGTGGGGTTTCACTCTCCTCGGATGTGATTCGCGAGTGTGTTGAGCACGGCATCCAGATAAATTTTCTTACTTCTTCCGGCAAGCCTTACGCCAAGGTGACCTCGCCGCAGTTGAGCGGGACGGTGCTCACGCGCCGGGAGCAGATTTTAGCTTACACCGACGAGCGTGGTGCGGCGTTGGCCGTGGCTTTTATCGAAGGAAAGCTTAAAAACCAAGCGAACGTCTTAAAGTATTTTGCCAAATACCGGCGGGCGGCCGACCCGGCACTCTACCGTGAGCTTGAGGCGCAGCTGAAGCGGCTGGAGGATATCCGCGGCGAACTCGGGAATTTGACCGGAACAACGGTGGACGAGCTGCGCGGCACCATTTTTTCCATCGAGGGGCGGGCGGCCCAGGAGTACTGGGACGGCGTCGGGCTCCTGCTTGGGAAAAGAGTTGAATTTGCGGGCCGGGAGCGCCGGGGCGCCGAGGACCCGGTAAATGCGGCGCTGAACTACGGGTACGGGATACTGTACTCCCAGGTGTGGGGCGCGGTAATGCTGGCGGGCCTGGAGCCCTTCGCCGGGTTTTTGCATACCGACCGACCGGGGAAGCCGAGCCTGGTGCTCGACCTTACCGAGGAGTTCCGGGCTTGCATTGTAGACCGGACGATCGTGGGAATGCTGCTGCGGGGCGGCTCGGTGAAAATGGAAGAAGGACGCCTGACTGACGAAACCAGGCGGGAGCTGGCGCAGCGGGTATTGGAACGATTGGAAGCGGAAGAAAACTATGACGGTAAAAAGCATAAACTCAAGACAATCATCCAGCGGCAGGCGCGGCGGGTCGCGAGTTTTTTGCGGGGTGAGGGGCGGTATAAGCCGTTTGTGGCCGGGTGGTAG